Genomic DNA from Planctomicrobium piriforme:
GTGCCCGACTTTGTGAGCAGCCACACCTATCTGACCGAGAAAGAAAACTCGACGCCGGCGTCGATGCTGGCGAGGATCGATGCCTGGGGAAATTTTTACGATCAGGTCCGGCGGGCGATCGATTCCGCCTATCAAGGACTCAATGATCCTTCCGGCAAGCCGCTCGCACCGCAAATCAAAATCGCCGACTCCGAGTTCAACTACACCATCAACAACAAGAATACACTGGCCGAAGATCAGGCCTACGCTGACGCTTATGTTCAAGCGATGTACCGGATGCTGCGGCGACACGACGTCTGGATGGCGAACATCTTCACGATTGCATCTCACAAAGGAGGAGCGCTCGATCTGCTCAATGCAGACGGCTCGCCCAAACCGCTCTACAAGTCATTCAAGGCTGTCAGTCTTTCCGATCCGTTCAATGCGCCGAGGGTGCAGAAGTAGCATCGGGTGGGTGGTACACTCATACTCGGGCTTGGACTCCCAGTCGACGGCACTGACAAAAGATCTACATTGTCACAAGGACATTCCCATTATGGCTGCCCTCTCCGCCATTTTTCTGGGAATCATCTTTTTTATTGGATTGGCCGTGGTGCTGACGCCAGTCACTCTCGTGGCCTTTCTGGCTGATTTACGCCACAGGTGGCGATGGATCGGGATCACGGCTCTGTTTTATTGCGTCGCGGTCTATGCTGCCTGCCAATGGGCAGTTCGTCCGTCCATACTCTTTGAGCGGGAATTTGGTTTCGCACCAACACCTGATGTTAGATTCATCAGCTCAACATACTGGGTGCTGGGGGACTCGGGGCATCTGACGTTGGTTTTTCATGCGTCGCCACAGACTATTGAACGGATTCGTATTCAGGAATTCGAGTTGATTTCTGAGGACGATGGGGCCAAACATTTCCATAAATCCTATGAACGATCTTTTGCAAGCGAAACAGCCGACCTCGTGATTACTCCAGCCAAAAACCGAGTGTTCTACGAATGGACAGGGATCGCTTAGTTGGGGCTGGAGTCGTTCGTGACTCAGCCTTTCGTCTGATCCGCCTGAATCTGCTTGAGCGTCTTTCCATTTGCATCTTTCCAATCCGTTCGACCGTTGGTCGATCGCCCCAGCACTACTGATGATGCAAGCGAAGGAGAATTGAACGTGTAGTCCTGAGTGAACTTGAATTTGTCGCCGTCTCGGACCAAAACGCGATTGTCGATCAAGTCCGCGCGGACCTTACTCACGTTTGGAAGGTGCTCTTTGAGCGATGGGACTTCGGCAAAAGAAGCATCGGATCCTGTGCGGACGACGAATCCCTGAGGTGTATCAATACCGTTCGCAAGAATTCCCTTCCCCTGACAGCTCAGTAACGGCATATCGAGCTTTGTCATGGCCGGACTTTGCTCGAACGCATCAATGCCCAGCAGTGGTAGCATACCGAGCATGTTATAGAGAAACACGTCCATGTCGGCTCGATCCGCTTCCGACAGCGTCGGATCGGCGGGCCTATTTCCATTTTCCAAGGGCACTCTTTTCGCTGCGTCGGCTCGATTGACCAACTGCGACTCCAGGTATTGGACATGAGCCTTGTTCAATTGTCCCTGACTCGCAACAAAAAACACGGCGCGGGTCCAGAAGTCTTTTCCCGCATAATGGCTTTCCAACCGCGGTCGCACTGGATCTCCCTCGCCGATGTAGATTGTCTCGCCGTCGCCCTGAGTACGAGGTCCAAGCAGCAGATAAACCCCTGTCTGCTGAAATTCTGGCCGGTTGCGAACTTGTGTGAACAAAGCCCGGGGAAACATCACTCCTTTGCCGATCCAATTCGATCGCTCGACCAATCGCAGCCCGTCCGGGTCTCCATCGACGACGAAGATTCGCAAGGAGAATGGTGCCGCATTGCCCACTGTGATGCCTTTTAAGTAGTCCGTTGAATCACGAGAAACTGACATAAGCTGAGAGCGAGTGCAGTGCTCAGCATTGTGCTAGTTGAACTGCTTCAGTCCCAGTTTGGCAAGCTCGATTGTTTCTTCAGAGACCCGTCCTTTGGCTTTCTCCAATGCGGACAGAATGTTCTGTTTGGCATCGCTGGAAGGGGCAGTGAAGACTTTGTTCCACTTCGGCGGTGTGAACCATTCTCGAATCTTCTCTTCTGCGAATTCCGCGTCTTCGACATTCGCCGACGATGCAATCGCAAGCAGCCACGGAAGGCATCGCCATTTGCCGAGTTCTGCTATGAGAGTGATTGCGTTCCTGCGAGCGTAGAGTCCCGGAGCCTCAAGTGCCGCCGCCAAGAGTTCTTCTCCGTCAATTGCCGACGGATACCGCCCGATGGCCTTTCGGACCTCGCGAACGACGCGGGGGCTGATGTCTCGCAGGAATGGCAAAAGTTCGGGAATCGACAGTTCACCATTGATCCGACTCAATCCACGAACTGCCACGATTCGTCGATTTGGAAACTGGTGACTCAATAAGCTTCGAAAAAATTCAACGTCGGACTGATCACCTGTTTCGGCTAACCCTTGCAGTACAGGGAGGGCGTCTGGTTGGTAGACAAGCAGCCGACGATAGTCAGCAGTGATTTCTGATTCCGGATACCCGAGTTTGATCAACGAGATCCTCGCCAGCGCACGGATCGGCGGGCTGGCGTCGGTCAGTGCATGCTGCCATGTCTCCACAGCGGTTTCAGGAAAATATTCCGCCTTGACTCGCAGCCCTTCTCGCCGGACGGGCATAAAGTCATCCCTCGTCACCTTATCCAGGACATTCCGCAGGTTGTCACCGGTGTAGACGGCGGACAGATGGCGGCTGCACTCCAAACGGACGACTGGATCGTCAGAGTCGATTCCAAGAGCAACGATCCTTCCCTGGTTCAGCCCGGCTCTTGTCAGCCCATACTGAATCATCTTCCGGCGAACGGTCCGGTCACCCTCCTCGATGATTCGCAAAAACAGGTCACGATGGCTTTCATCAATGAGAAGGTCAACGACTCTGGAAACGACGCCCTGATGATCACGGCGTCGCAGCGTGGAGAGGTGGAAGATCAGGTTGAGCGATCGGACCAAATGCAGCAGGTAGTCGTCGTTGATCCGCTCGGCAACCGCAGCCTGAGTGTCGCGAGCAATGGGTTCGACCCAATCGTTTTGACGAATCAAAAGAAAGGGAAGTTCACTTCCATCGCGGCATTGAGAGAGCCGGCGGACGGCTTCATGACGCGTATACCCGTTCCGATGGAAGCTCAGTAATTCAAGTACTGCAAAGTAGCCGATGTCGGTTGGAGCTCCAGCGACCTCGACGATGTCGTTGGGACGGAGCGTGTCCCATTCATCTAGCTCATATGAATTGTACGTCCAACTTGAGAAGTCATCGCTGGACTGCAGGATCTCCGATGGGGGGAGTGTGGACAGGATATGGGCAAGCGCCTGCCTTGCCGCACATTGCACTGCAGGACTGCTCTTCATGATGAGACGGGCTAAACAGGGAACCCCTGCGACTTCGCCTGTCGCGGCCAGTTCATGGACCAGTCCGACGATCAATTGATCCCGGTCAGCCTGCCCCGACTGGAATGTGGCCCGATTAAGCCGGTAAAGAGTTTGGACGAGATTCAGCGCGACTTCGGAAAACTGCCACATTCAATTCCCTGTCGCTCCAAACGAGAGTTTGTCAAAAATGACATCCTTGACTGCGAACTGGTTCGCAGAACAAGGCGGGTGACCATC
This window encodes:
- a CDS encoding GIY-YIG nuclease family protein, which produces MESHYAGKDFWTRAVFFVASQGQLNKAHVQYLESQLVNRADAAKRVPLENGNRPADPTLSEADRADMDVFLYNMLGMLPLLGIDAFEQSPAMTKLDMPLLSCQGKGILANGIDTPQGFVVRTGSDASFAEVPSLKEHLPNVSKVRADLIDNRVLVRDGDKFKFTQDYTFNSPSLASSVVLGRSTNGRTDWKDANGKTLKQIQADQTKG